In Mixophyes fleayi isolate aMixFle1 chromosome 3, aMixFle1.hap1, whole genome shotgun sequence, the genomic stretch gggtAAGAAACACATGCTGATTATTACTTACCTACAAAGCTGGAGTACAGGCTGGTGTAAAATGCAACAGAAGCTTGTGGGCTGTCCAGGGGGCGGAGGGTCCTCTGCTGAGCAGTCTCGATACTTGTAGCAGGCAGCTTGCTGTGCTGGACAAGCTGAAGGGCTGACCACGGGGGAGGGGCGCCTCTTTCAGCTTGCTGTCACTCAACACAAAGTGGGCGGGCAGATCGGCTTCTTGTAGGAGCGTCCTGTGTTGAACTGCACAGGAGCTCCTTAGTGTATTTTGACTGTAAGGTGGCAATAGAGGCTGGAGTGCCTCTGCAGCATGGCGCCTCCCACCTCCCCGCACTGCTTATATCGCGATCTGCAGCgctgactctgcatcagccccagatgTGTACCTGGGGCTGTGACTTGTTTAATAACAGGGGGGGCCATGGCGCCCACTagactttgcgccctgggcggcggcACCGGACGCACCACCCTCGCTACGGCTCTGGCCACAAAGGGTCTGATGCATCATGCAATGGGTTAATGCAAACAACTAGCAACTACAGATTACATAATACCTAAATTAGCTGTGGAGACCTGTACCGAAATGGATGGGGCAGAAGATCAGGATTTGTGTGACTCTCGATGAGTGGAGGACCCATGAAGGTTGAGGAGGTAATGATGATCCAGGAGGCCAGGCGGTCAGGGAGCCCCATCAGAGAACAAGGCTGAAGTGATGGTCTAAATTAATAGTGGCAaactaggggcccgattcatcaaaattcgcaaacacatacgcatctgctaaatggctctgcgcatgcgcgaaacgacgcttaagcagcgcaaaacactacatacgctactcaagcacggcagatacagctctcaaaaggcgactcaatctcaaactccaacgcaaatagatttgagatgactgctgaccacttgagaacatatgggtgggaatgggcggagagtaggcgcggactgggcggagatgagatagtacttgagtaaagtaggcgttatgctttttcacttgagaatagtaggcgttccctctgcccagatgagtgaaactgacgtcactcctgtctcaaatctttcacaaaagttaaggaaggccagggtcatgtttaactccaatacagctagctaaaaccactattaaacgcctttaggagcatcttttgcgtttaaaatgcaaaacgaaatatgcacaacatacatacatatcaatacagactgcctgtggcaattttttttttttttttaaaaaaattttttattgagcttttacatatcttacaaatgttccattagtatgtttgtgtaaattaagcttgttttgctttaaatacccctttctaatcaatgcaattcgcaagtgcaacatgtttgatgttattttggccctttggcctcaatccggaactgccggaatgccggaattagttagctggaaatagcgccctctgctgcttactgcctcttcagtaaagaggactgccttttataggcctgtacactgctagccacatatcttctcagcattatggggagaatccaggtcacagtgcattccggctgccggaatggttgcctcagtgcattccacattcattccactgccggaatggttgcctcagtgcattccacattcattccggctgccggaatggttgcctcagtgcattccacattcattccactgcgggaatggttgcctcagtgcattccacattcattccactgccggaatggttgcctcagtgcattccacattcattccactgccggaatggttgcctcagtgcattccacattcattccactgccggaatggttgcctcagtgcattccacattcattccactgccggaattgttgtgcacactgcatgggtaattatttcattttatgtaaaatgtctcccaaacaatagactttgtcataaatatttatgataaatctccaaccattctgaacaattaccaatatcattagtctcaatatgttacatgcctgatttgacagttggtgatggtgcgtttgcaagaacaaataatattaatagacatataataactcgaaaatatattttagtgttttacacacatgatttatgcaaatttaaaacaagtgtactattaccacagggacacttttaacagcaacacaaattgtctaaggatattaatgatccctaagagccgagggctggtgaggactcaaacccacgtagcaagctggcaaggtggattgcctaactgctacaccactgtacaagtggtgatgtcaagggaatagaatacaaattaaagatgaccagcaacttctagcataagttgtttcccttaaaacatggggaaagatggcaatacttggaaatattatacccagaaagatttggtgcatgcagagtcacaatttatgcatatcgaaatatatccatgttgataaatacaaatcaaaaatagaacatttattgctcccatttctacaatttgatttggtggagcacttagctttttccactgttgccagtacagaattcctatgtctttgaaatccaaagtctttgccaacaactgctttgctgtgttgtagctgataacactgttgaacattacatatagccaccttacacaccaaaacatatactaagtcacagagtggaataaataccctcaaacttgtaaatataccaaggttagccacatacacgcatcattcagggttcaaactcattaccttgttgttgcaagctcatttctttattcactgagttatacttcacattgaaacaccaacaccaaactgcacattaactagttagcacagctgaatgactgtcttagacctgataaattggccatgttgcaattaatatgaatagcatgatggataacgtggtattaaaatattaaccctagataaacacacacattaataaaaacactgttttactaaagcagcaggagctgcaaaaacgtcaccaaacaaacgcgaattaagcgcgtttgcgaatcttacgctaaatacaagcagttgcatatagttttttacttttaggagtatgcttaataatgtgttttattaactcacttggtgcttagggttgacctggggcctcgaacttctgcacttagtattggggggtgaaatacataaccactacactatcgtggcacatctaaatgtaacacatgcaaatgaatcatacctcatagaattgtacttaaaactattttacccatactattgccacaacactaacagcttagctcattaatgacatctgtaataatcgttataatctctacttacctacagaaaataaacgttgctcacatgtcaggtcacttttacacaaaaccacacttggctaattagaacgcacctgcgtgctcctaatgacgtgtccggcatactctccggcctactcacctgcatttaattcactaattacagtgttacttaaaaagaccttgcttggccttctgtgttgttgggagattcacaattctgggtaagtagcccttaatggtgaaatgtttcataatctctgcagtttattgctgtaccttgctcaacacatgtttatttgtaggaaaagatattggtgagatacagatagaagattatgctgaaaggtcctaatggttaagaattttatgttgaaggttagtggaaaagtctttaattagctgcagagtttgaatattgaggcaactgtgtagacttgggatgtgtctctgcatagatacctctcgactgtagtaacacacataaagattatccatctatattgatttattttgtacctgtttaccctcccctccacagatcttggtcctggattgtgttttttgggtgtctagtgattgcttattgacattccacatttgtctgtgtgtgtggtaagtagaaaccagatattgttttattacataccccttgttaaaatactttgcattaagaatgtccatactgttttttttttttttttgtttttttctattttctttttctaataccttttatttgaagtgtggtttttcagaccctaccttaaagacacattaacactctgtgcttgagtcattaaggagagcaaaggataaaaaataagtaaatgttctagtggacaaagcatgttacaatgtaaggggtcaatgttttatttaatttttttttttttggaataaaacataaatatcttcacatttaaaagatcagtggtcaaatcatgtgcaagcttagtcaagggttgattatctaaggtatggttattcaaaatgggaatatgaatagacatggtctggtgtgttactgaaatggtttatatgtgtaataataggggaaaaaccatgcctacctgtattttacctttacaatgtgtgtagaaagtatagcttcatgcctccaagtttagccttaatgtctttagctaaatgcacgttaatggggtagtttaaatcaacagcctaatgtggcaacataattgatgtttggtttttctacagtttattgatcagcacatatagtgttgagaagtgcacattattgacactttatttgtttttcttatatctacagcctttagattacacttggcctgcagtgctggcttttctgccattgcacttccttttggagttggtggatgttgccatggtgaagggtgttgtcaaatgtaagtagtatagtgctatctgcactaaaatgtgattggccagtgagtgtgctccatacaataatgtcgtcgttactaagcctgcaatgtgtggttgcacaaacaaaacatatgggcagatgctagctatgtaacatatgggtttggtgtttcaaattaagtcaaatagtgcattcagaatcctaggtatagtccaaacacacaagccattattatacactataatattaccggcttgtttacacatgccaatacattgctcaatctcttgatatcaaaatgcaagttgtctgacctaatattgccatattaatttgttgcctttcgttcaacagggtgtgttggcgtgggttttggatttgtgcaattcgtgtctcactacatgttgttgaatttctccagagctccaagcctgcttatgtctctcttcagtctggccagattgtcatctcttaatccaaggaatttttacacacacagaccattaccttgtttgctttgtttttgtcagcacatttgaattcatatatgtaataaatctagcctatgctgcaaatttgtcagcaatcagttgtcatgccattttgtaccattactacagtgcactgattaatattttaatacccataaatccatgtgtagtgctttcaaaactattgtggaacaggtattattttaaatgaatatatgaaatctaggtgtggttattttctcctttgccacagatacaccatagcctacaaacacgctaaatggggtaaatgtatagttttagaaaatgtctatagtgtggaggtttgtatgtgtgtttggtgcttagtagtaaattgtttggacactttcagcttttagagcgaacatgtgatgtgcgtaggaatataggcatcacattacaggtaaatgtatataaagaaagcaaaaatgttagcagtgtcaggtcacacactaccaacttttggcccttggccaaatgggataacaatatttttcgcttgtgctagtggcactttgtttcaaagtggtccaacacccacatgccagacacaaaccccacactaacaattatggggaatgcattagggcactaagctagtggagtcttgctacaaggccataataccatcacctagggcctgaatcattagtaatcttcttatcttgtgcaaaaggtaagatgcttattgttacgaagaaacggggagataagagtgaagcaaagatggattttcatcctagcGTAAGAAATTCGTCACTTATGCAGTggcttttgcttcttatctcccttttctgatcatgaacagagtggattagcttaagataagcaaaaaatgacagataagatccttaatgaatcaggcccctagtttgctaattggtcaaggcagctatatgtaaacttacagccaccatagatactccacatgagaactagttacattagtctgtttacccattgttaggcagcagtcacttgatatgtttgctgaacctgataatgtaggtctccaatgttattgtggtgtagaaatgtgaaatttattctcaataccattttcatgtagcttgccctctgaaagtggaaagtagtgacaaattcacattccacctttgtttctcttcaaagtgtgtgtcgtaataccacctatgtctgtttaaacatgctagtcaatgttgacaataatttgcagcatttgtccatgccttgggcaagggaagtacaaagccttaatgtacagatatcctccctttaggattatggctccatgttcaaattcctttaccaccatctaatccaggggtgggcaaacctgtcctcaagggccatatccagttcatgtttttaggatttctgtctgtagaaacaggtgggataattactgacccagccaaatagattaactcagctgtacatgattaaagaaatcctaaaaacatgaactggatatggcccttgaggacaggtttgcccacccctgatctaatccaagagtgttgggccgagcacacagtattttgagggattaatgtctggtagatattgttgatgtttacattgttaggtgaggcatccagtttttttggcttatagagggtgaacatgtgcaatgggtacctgtgtctgtattggcaagaaatcacaacataccaagcttcaaatgataatatgttgcccgttatataaaattgcttggccttgcataaatgttttccaaaactggaagggagccaaatccaagtgacgtgcccactttaacaatgaatgtattagtgtacattacgtaagaaactctagggtctgtttgttataataatgtattcaaggttccagattggtttaaactatcatggattggggggatcagatcatagtttggaaaagtctttacaggatagaggagtttggtggacaaactacctcttggagtctacttacttgtattacagagtgtgcttctttgcctgaccaaaccatatctatactccaagctttttcatttgcgtcttacatgattagtcagacacacagcactacatacacccatatagtgtgtcaaactgtcacgttagtctgtatttcttgatccgaatcagggacccttgggattacctgcagcaggtgtgaatctgaacagagcagcctggatgatcttcctgctcatgttcttgctgattgtccaatctagcaggggaatgagcagtctgagaatgtggacacaaacactgattttgtaatgcagccagaaacactggggccaataactatccactggagagaagtgtgttgttcaggcaatgaacagatcacagcagcagctttaaatagtttgtcccaagcaactattggctgagcacttaatgggatcacaggtgctgaatctggttgatctggaatgatcacctgactgcatccaatatgcctgtgcacatgcagcagaacaaacagtgtgtgtttgattacaaacggagctgtggaggacgggaatgttgctgacgaccagaaggcacccaggtagccgtgatatgacagcggctgatggggtaagtgcacctaagatccaaatgtgagacccaacctatatgtgcttagtgcaataaggtcatgaggttacttgtaaataactgttatgctaaatgacatccagtgtaccacacactgtgcattagcactaatcttaaatacaaatcccttattagatttttagaattagcacagattcttacctgtacaaaatagtagttaacaatatttgtcctgtgccatcatgggaaaaaatttttttacatttatttgggttcccttaacacctgtcttttgtggctcctttgtgtcaggttacagtttgcaaatgcaatactttcttgacagaatgatttgccctacctctaaaggggcactgtagttgcacgttgtgtttgcaattatttagtcaggcaaataaagaaacactgtggcaaaagcattaagaagcttaccttgatacacttcttgtttaagtcttcttcagcaaaccatgggccagaatcattctggaaaggtaaggcaaagtaactaagcaagggcaaagcatgtcagtttggagggggatgtaaaccaaaaatgtcattggagatgtaattttggggtaggagaggtcctacctgacatgaacatttcagtgtacaaataagctatcaagtatttgtgcggtacattaggatacagacaattttttattttcgtgctctaaacctattgctaatttgcaccacttgcattttaaaaggcttttgagcagcattcagaaatatgtatccttgacatctaggttcattactcaatcagggccatggcatggttttggtcagcacactgatattagatacatatttgtttgaatacgtaaatgaatcagccagtttgtttggagattatactatggttagacttgataacaagcattgttattaaaaaaaacattatggaatctgccgtacaaaagaaatagacatttcagtagtaggaatttttttattataaaaaaaaaaaatatacatattttcgtcatatattaaactatatttgtgaggttaaaacaatacaaattacttTTTCCGTGTTTTTTTAAAGGCGGTTGGacgggaggctcccctactccgacttcttgtcacccgtgatgtagaggagtcagaggaaccaggcaatggggcaaggcaagcgggttgtgtccgacgaggtgaaggtgcagggtcaggggatggggatggggccacgacaggcgagggggaagtgggcacaacaggggattggccatagccacgagcaaaggcaaaacacataagacgacatagttcggggtcagggagggcggaggcgacagacacatcagggagggcggaggcgacagacacatcagggagggcggaggcgacagacacatcagggagggcggaggcgacagacaactgggtatgggggctggcgaacaaataatctgagctgggtgaagggattgtgccggaggtgcgttgggagtggacatgcaagatatcacccaggagtgttgcaatatttgtcactgaagtatttaaattatcaattttggtggcgagtgtcgtcagtaaagaggtgtgtgtgctcatgaaatcggagagtgtgttagtgagacggtcgatttgctgatccgtgtgttggacagtgcttgatatgtgtgacaggtgaacattctgtgcaagagtgacGTCTTTAAGATTTTCGGCTGCGCGTGCGAgtgtccgctgccttacatattcagctggaggcagctgaggctcctccacatcacgggcaacttcttcATCCAccggtgaagcaggcgcctgctgctcacatgctgtagagagataaataagtaaaataaagtaattagaatca encodes the following:
- the LOC142143256 gene encoding uncharacterized protein LOC142143256, coding for MSDAGPSNVEAPGLPTRRKNNFIEEELEVLVEEVLARFHSGNRQITGRERQTHWQEITRLINEISPYERTKVEVQKRWADYKGRLKAKLVELHRHAQGTGGGPRLRTTLTPLEERARAAIALVEIVGVGDIDTGSSPPRTGEAAPLACEQQAPASPVDEEVARDVEEPQLPPAEYVRQRTLARAAENLKDVTLAQNVHLSHISSTVQHTDQQIDRLTNTLSDFMSTHTSLLTTLATKIDNLNTSVTNIATLLGDILHVHSQRTSGTIPSPSSDYLFASPHTQLSVASALPDVSVASALPDVSVASALPDVKGR